The Nocardioides campestrisoli genome includes a window with the following:
- a CDS encoding DUF1206 domain-containing protein, with translation MLRTPDGHPGSVVDISSKARRAGDSAEDSPWLDVLIRVGLVAYGITHLLIGWVALQLAWGSSSSGKASSEGAFQQLTSSGLGTAVLWGVAVGLVLLVLWRLLEAAFGHEDKDGTERWVAAGGSLLKAALYGALAFTAFRTLLSSGGGGGGKPFTAQVMSWPAGQWLVVFGGLCVIGYGGLQIYRGVSKKFLEHLDQSGRIGEIGRAYKWFGIAGYVSKGVAVGIVGVLIVHAGWTHEGKDQGLDDALAEVLQQPFGPWLLSVIALGIACYGLFSFARAKHLDR, from the coding sequence ATGCTGCGGACCCCGGATGGGCACCCGGGGTCCGTGGTCGACATCTCCAGCAAGGCCCGCAGGGCGGGCGACAGTGCCGAGGACAGCCCCTGGCTCGACGTTCTCATCCGCGTCGGGCTGGTCGCCTACGGCATCACCCACCTCCTGATCGGCTGGGTGGCGCTCCAGCTCGCCTGGGGCAGCTCCTCCTCGGGGAAGGCCTCGAGCGAGGGCGCCTTCCAGCAGCTGACCTCCAGCGGACTCGGCACCGCGGTGCTGTGGGGCGTCGCCGTCGGCCTGGTCCTGCTGGTGCTCTGGCGGCTCCTGGAGGCCGCCTTCGGGCACGAGGACAAGGACGGCACGGAGCGCTGGGTCGCGGCCGGCGGCTCCCTGCTCAAGGCCGCTCTGTACGGAGCCCTGGCCTTCACCGCCTTCCGCACGCTGCTGAGCAGTGGCGGCGGCGGTGGTGGCAAGCCGTTCACCGCGCAGGTGATGTCCTGGCCCGCCGGCCAGTGGCTGGTCGTGTTCGGTGGGCTCTGCGTGATCGGCTACGGCGGTCTGCAGATCTACCGCGGCGTCTCCAAGAAGTTCCTCGAGCACCTCGACCAGTCCGGCCGGATCGGCGAGATCGGCCGCGCCTACAAGTGGTTCGGCATCGCCGGCTACGTCTCCAAGGGCGTCGCGGTCGGGATCGTCGGCGTGCTGATCGTGCACGCCGGCTGGACGCACGAGGGCAAGGACCAGGGACTCGACGACGCGCTCGCCGAGGTGCTGCAGCAGCCCTTCGGCCCGTGGCTGCTCAGCGTGATCGCCCTGGGTATCGCCTGCTACGGCCTGTTCAGCTTCGCGCGGGCGAAGCACCTCGACCGCTGA
- a CDS encoding acyl-CoA thioesterase: protein MPGSAAELLELLDLERLDLDLFRGRQPDTRRQRVFGGQVAAQALLAASRSVEEPFALHSLHSYFLRPGDTSVPIIYDVERIRDGRTFDARRVVARQHGRPIYYQTCSFQLPEDGFVHQDAMPAVPPPADALPLAELIRRRGEEEAAEWRREWAALDVRYVGNSRHGLEEDPAHPARARAWVRVDGELPDDRSIQLAALLYGTDLTLLGVTLVPHGVDIGSPTLQPASLDHTVWFHRPMRADRWWLYDQYSPSASGGRGLALANVFTEEGSLVATVAQEGLIRRRR from the coding sequence GTGCCGGGATCGGCGGCCGAGCTGCTGGAGCTGCTGGACCTCGAGCGCCTGGATCTCGACCTCTTCCGCGGGCGGCAGCCGGACACCCGCCGTCAGCGCGTCTTCGGGGGCCAGGTGGCGGCCCAGGCGCTGCTGGCCGCCTCTCGTAGCGTGGAGGAGCCGTTCGCGCTGCACTCGCTGCACTCCTACTTCCTGCGGCCCGGCGACACCTCGGTGCCGATCATCTACGACGTGGAGCGGATCCGCGACGGACGCACCTTCGACGCGCGCCGGGTCGTGGCGCGCCAGCACGGACGCCCCATCTACTACCAGACCTGCAGCTTCCAGCTGCCCGAGGACGGCTTCGTCCACCAGGACGCGATGCCGGCGGTCCCGCCGCCGGCAGACGCGCTCCCGCTGGCCGAGCTGATCCGCCGACGAGGCGAGGAGGAGGCCGCGGAGTGGCGCCGGGAGTGGGCGGCGCTGGACGTGCGCTACGTCGGCAACTCGCGCCACGGCCTGGAGGAGGACCCCGCGCACCCTGCCCGCGCGCGAGCCTGGGTCCGGGTCGACGGCGAGCTCCCCGACGACCGGTCGATCCAGCTGGCCGCGCTGCTCTACGGCACCGACCTGACCCTGCTGGGGGTGACGCTGGTGCCGCACGGGGTGGACATCGGGTCGCCGACCCTCCAGCCGGCCTCGCTGGACCACACCGTGTGGTTCCACCGGCCGATGCGGGCGGACCGGTGGTGGCTCTACGACCAGTACTCACCGTCGGCCTCCGGTGGGCGCGGGCTCGCGCTGGCCAACGTCTTCACCGAGGAGGGCTCTCTCGTCGCCACGGTGGCCCAGGAGGGGCTCATCCGCCGTCGGCGATGA
- a CDS encoding 3-oxoacyl-ACP reductase: MTDRYQGFVSTPVGKLLVKNLGLPSPARLERWSEGSPLVDGTVLVGGRGRMADRLSKTLDSLGIAAVTEDPEQTDGTGRTTYKGLVFDATGLERPEELVALRDFFTPLLRRLDPCPRVVVLGTPPEQLTGAARMTQRALEGFTRSLGKEIGRGGTSQLVYVSEGAEDATDSTLAFLLSPKSAYVSGQVVRIGARGRQDAVAVTDWEKPLAGKVALVTGASRGIGEQIARVLHRDGATVVGVDVPQAASELQSLMAELDGDHLSLDITHSDAPQRIAHHLREQHGGVDVVVHNAGITRDKKLANMDEARWDSVISVNLLAPELITRELLDQGVVGANGRIIGVASIAGIAGNVGQTNYAASKAGVIGLVDSLADELSDGITVNAVAPGFIVTQMTAAVPFATREVGQRLNAMSQGGLPVDVAETIAWFASPASTAVNGNVVRVCGQMMLGA, translated from the coding sequence ATGACCGACCGCTACCAGGGCTTCGTCTCCACGCCCGTCGGCAAGCTACTCGTGAAGAACCTGGGGCTGCCCAGCCCCGCGCGGCTCGAGCGGTGGAGCGAGGGCTCGCCGCTGGTCGACGGCACCGTGCTGGTCGGCGGCCGGGGCCGGATGGCCGACCGCCTGTCCAAGACGCTGGACAGCCTCGGCATCGCGGCGGTCACCGAGGATCCCGAGCAGACGGACGGCACCGGGCGCACGACATACAAGGGTCTGGTCTTCGACGCCACCGGCCTCGAGCGTCCCGAGGAGCTGGTGGCACTGCGCGACTTCTTCACCCCCCTCCTGCGCCGCCTCGACCCCTGCCCCCGGGTCGTCGTGCTCGGGACGCCCCCCGAGCAGCTGACCGGCGCGGCGCGGATGACCCAGCGGGCGCTGGAGGGCTTCACCCGGTCGCTGGGCAAGGAGATCGGCCGCGGCGGCACCTCCCAGCTCGTCTACGTGAGCGAGGGCGCCGAGGACGCGACCGACTCCACGCTCGCCTTCCTCCTCTCCCCCAAGTCCGCCTACGTCTCCGGCCAGGTCGTCCGGATCGGCGCGCGCGGTCGCCAGGACGCGGTCGCGGTCACCGACTGGGAGAAGCCGCTGGCGGGCAAGGTGGCCCTGGTCACCGGCGCCAGCCGGGGCATCGGCGAGCAGATCGCCCGGGTGCTGCACCGCGACGGGGCCACCGTCGTCGGGGTCGACGTGCCGCAGGCGGCGAGCGAGCTGCAGTCCCTGATGGCCGAGCTGGACGGCGACCACCTCAGCCTGGACATCACCCACTCCGACGCGCCGCAGCGGATCGCCCACCACCTGCGCGAGCAGCACGGCGGGGTGGACGTGGTGGTGCACAACGCGGGCATCACCCGGGACAAGAAGCTGGCGAACATGGACGAGGCGCGCTGGGACAGCGTGATCTCGGTCAACCTGCTCGCGCCCGAGCTGATCACCCGCGAGCTGCTGGACCAGGGCGTCGTCGGCGCCAACGGCCGGATCATCGGCGTCGCCTCGATCGCCGGCATCGCCGGCAACGTCGGCCAGACGAACTACGCCGCGTCCAAGGCGGGCGTCATCGGACTGGTCGACAGCCTGGCCGACGAGCTCTCCGACGGCATCACCGTCAACGCGGTGGCGCCGGGGTTCATCGTCACCCAGATGACGGCCGCGGTGCCGTTCGCCACCCGCGAGGTCGGCCAGCGACTCAACGCCATGAGCCAGGGCGGGCTCCCGGTCGACGTGGCCGAGACCATCGCCTGGTTCGCCTCGCCCGCCTCGACCGCGGTCAACGGCAACGTGGTCCGCGTCTGCGGCCAGATGATGCTGGGGGCCTGA
- a CDS encoding thiolase family protein, with amino-acid sequence MPRQLREVVFVDGVRTPFGKAKGQFAETRADDLVIKCIRELMRRNPSLPPERVDEVAIAATTQIGDQGLTMGRTAALLAGLPNTTPGYSIDRMCAGAMTAVTTTAGGIAFGSYDVVIAGGVEHMGRHPMGEGVDPNPRIISEKIVDPDALVMGKTAENLHDRYPAITKERADAYAVRSQQRTAAAYAAGKIQPDLVPVATRSAEEGWGLALTDEAPRPQTSMETLAGLKTPFRAHGNVTAGNASGINDGATAAILADEETAKELGLPVKMRLVSYSFVGVEPEVMGAGPIPSTEKALKQAGLTIDDIDAFEINEAFAVQVLALLDHYGIADDDPRVNPYGGAIAMGHPLASSGVRLMNQLARQFEERPEVRYGITTMCVGIGMGGTIVWENPHWNGEKA; translated from the coding sequence GTGCCCCGACAGTTGCGAGAGGTCGTCTTCGTCGACGGCGTGCGCACGCCGTTCGGCAAGGCCAAGGGCCAGTTCGCCGAGACCCGCGCCGACGACCTCGTCATCAAGTGCATCCGCGAGCTCATGCGGCGCAACCCCTCGCTCCCCCCGGAGCGGGTGGACGAGGTGGCCATCGCCGCCACCACGCAGATCGGCGACCAGGGCCTGACCATGGGCCGCACCGCCGCCCTGCTGGCCGGGCTGCCGAACACCACCCCCGGCTACTCGATCGACCGGATGTGCGCGGGCGCGATGACCGCCGTGACCACCACGGCGGGCGGCATCGCCTTCGGTTCCTACGACGTGGTCATCGCCGGCGGTGTCGAGCACATGGGCCGCCACCCGATGGGCGAGGGCGTGGACCCCAACCCGCGGATCATCTCCGAGAAGATCGTCGACCCCGACGCGCTCGTGATGGGCAAGACGGCCGAGAACCTGCACGACCGCTACCCCGCGATCACCAAGGAGCGCGCCGACGCGTACGCCGTGCGCAGCCAGCAGCGGACCGCCGCGGCGTACGCCGCCGGCAAGATCCAGCCCGACCTGGTGCCGGTGGCCACCCGCTCCGCCGAGGAGGGCTGGGGCCTGGCCCTGACCGACGAGGCACCGCGGCCGCAGACGAGCATGGAGACTCTCGCCGGTCTGAAGACCCCGTTCCGCGCGCACGGCAACGTGACCGCCGGCAACGCCTCGGGCATCAACGACGGTGCCACCGCGGCGATCCTCGCCGACGAGGAGACCGCCAAGGAGCTCGGCCTGCCGGTCAAGATGCGCCTGGTCTCCTACTCGTTCGTGGGTGTCGAGCCCGAGGTCATGGGTGCCGGCCCGATCCCGTCGACCGAGAAGGCGCTCAAGCAGGCCGGTCTCACCATCGACGACATCGACGCCTTCGAGATCAACGAGGCGTTCGCGGTGCAGGTGCTCGCGCTCCTGGACCACTACGGCATCGCCGACGACGACCCGCGCGTCAACCCGTACGGCGGCGCCATCGCCATGGGTCACCCGCTCGCCTCCTCCGGCGTGCGCCTGATGAACCAGCTCGCTCGACAGTTCGAGGAGCGCCCCGAGGTCCGCTACGGCATCACGACCATGTGCGTCGGCATCGGCATGGGCGGGACCATCGTCTGGGAGAACCCGCACTGGAACGGAGAGAAGGCCTGA
- a CDS encoding aspartate carbamoyltransferase catalytic subunit produces the protein MKHLLSIDDLSVDQIGAIFETAAEMHDVQTRDVKKLPALRGRTVVNMFFEDSTRTRSSFEIAGKWLSADVINVSAKGSSASKGESLRDTVLTVCAMGVDGLVIRHPASGAAHQVSQWVDAAVVNAGDGMHEHPTQALLDAYTLQRHLGSLAGRHVAIVGDLTHSRVFRSNVLCLTKLGARVTVVAPPTLMPSGIDPWSRDVGFETSYDLDAVLPEADAVMMLRVQRERMSGAFFPTAREYTVGYGLTRNRLALIGPDVPICHPGPMNRGLEIAADAADAAQSVVLEQVSSGLAVRMSVLYHLLAGEEA, from the coding sequence GTGAAGCACCTGCTCTCCATCGACGACCTCTCCGTCGACCAGATCGGCGCGATCTTCGAGACCGCCGCCGAGATGCACGACGTCCAGACCCGGGATGTCAAGAAGCTCCCCGCCCTGCGCGGGCGCACGGTGGTCAACATGTTCTTCGAGGACTCCACCCGCACGCGCTCCTCGTTCGAGATCGCGGGCAAGTGGCTCTCGGCGGACGTGATCAACGTCAGCGCCAAGGGGTCCAGCGCCTCCAAGGGCGAGAGCCTGCGCGACACCGTGCTGACCGTCTGCGCGATGGGTGTCGACGGCCTGGTCATCCGGCACCCGGCCAGCGGCGCCGCCCACCAGGTGAGCCAGTGGGTCGACGCCGCCGTGGTCAACGCCGGCGACGGGATGCACGAGCACCCCACCCAGGCGCTGCTCGACGCCTACACCCTGCAGCGCCACCTGGGCTCGCTGGCGGGCCGCCACGTGGCGATCGTCGGCGACCTGACGCACAGCAGGGTCTTCCGCTCCAACGTCCTGTGCCTGACCAAGCTCGGCGCCCGGGTGACGGTCGTGGCGCCGCCGACGCTGATGCCGTCCGGGATCGACCCCTGGTCGCGCGACGTCGGCTTCGAGACCTCCTACGACCTGGACGCCGTGCTGCCCGAGGCCGACGCGGTGATGATGCTGCGGGTCCAGCGCGAGCGCATGTCCGGCGCGTTCTTCCCGACCGCCCGGGAGTACACGGTCGGCTACGGGCTGACCCGCAACCGGCTCGCGCTGATCGGGCCGGACGTGCCGATCTGCCACCCCGGTCCGATGAACCGCGGCCTGGAGATCGCCGCCGACGCCGCGGACGCCGCCCAGTCGGTCGTCCTGGAGCAGGTCTCCAGCGGTCTGGCGGTCCGCATGTCCGTGCTCTACCACCTGCTGGCCGGAGAGGAAGCCTGA
- a CDS encoding M23 family metallopeptidase: MPLTHPWPRARATTAALGLAALALCTTALTAPAQSSAARKSLPVPTTSFQVPFTCAQDWSAGTRARHSPSVHSVDFNRAKDEGKAVVAAAAGRVTKADQTSTRGYGRHVVIDHGNGESTTYAHLKNVFVAAGSSVDQGTLIGAVGKTGNTTGAHLHFEQKVGRDVVPAHFRGVKLGYGAVTSGNCVDVPMAGNLAGTRGAEVAVFRRTRRGDFVVRQADGATPAIRFGSGTDEPVLGDWDGDGLVQPGTWNPRGRMFKLSGPAGTTSFRFGARGDRPVAGDWDGNGAWDVGVFRPRSATFLLRAASGAVASVPMGDADDVPVTGDWDGDGRTDVGVYDKATLTFTLRTVDPAGVAALATVPFGYPGDLPVTGDWDGNGTTDLGTWTPSTAVFNLAQAPVATAARTVATLQFGVPR; the protein is encoded by the coding sequence GTGCCCCTGACCCACCCCTGGCCGCGCGCCCGCGCCACCACCGCCGCGCTCGGACTGGCCGCCCTGGCGCTGTGCACCACGGCGTTGACCGCGCCCGCCCAGTCGTCGGCGGCACGCAAGTCGCTGCCAGTGCCGACCACGTCCTTCCAGGTGCCGTTCACCTGCGCGCAGGACTGGTCGGCGGGCACCCGGGCCCGGCACTCGCCGAGCGTCCACTCGGTCGACTTCAACCGCGCCAAGGACGAGGGCAAGGCGGTCGTGGCCGCCGCGGCCGGGCGGGTGACCAAGGCCGACCAGACGAGCACGCGGGGCTACGGCAGGCACGTGGTGATCGACCACGGCAACGGCGAGAGCACGACGTACGCCCACCTGAAGAACGTCTTCGTCGCGGCGGGATCCTCCGTCGACCAGGGAACCCTGATCGGGGCGGTGGGCAAGACCGGGAACACCACCGGCGCCCACCTGCACTTCGAGCAGAAGGTCGGCCGCGACGTCGTGCCCGCGCACTTCCGCGGGGTCAAGCTGGGGTACGGAGCGGTGACGTCGGGCAACTGCGTCGACGTCCCGATGGCCGGCAACCTGGCGGGGACGAGGGGTGCCGAGGTGGCGGTCTTCCGTCGTACCCGGCGCGGTGACTTCGTCGTACGCCAGGCCGACGGGGCCACCCCGGCGATCCGGTTCGGCTCCGGCACCGACGAGCCGGTGCTCGGCGACTGGGACGGCGACGGGCTGGTCCAGCCCGGCACCTGGAACCCGCGCGGGCGCATGTTCAAGCTCAGCGGCCCCGCCGGGACGACCTCGTTCCGGTTCGGGGCCCGGGGCGACCGTCCCGTGGCCGGGGACTGGGACGGCAACGGCGCGTGGGACGTCGGTGTCTTCCGGCCCCGTTCTGCGACCTTCCTGCTGCGCGCCGCGTCCGGCGCGGTCGCCTCGGTCCCGATGGGAGATGCCGACGACGTGCCGGTCACCGGCGACTGGGACGGCGACGGGCGCACCGACGTGGGCGTCTACGACAAGGCGACGCTGACCTTCACCCTGCGGACCGTCGACCCGGCCGGCGTCGCCGCGTTGGCGACGGTGCCGTTCGGCTACCCCGGCGACCTGCCGGTCACCGGCGACTGGGACGGCAACGGCACCACCGACCTGGGCACGTGGACCCCGTCCACCGCTGTCTTCAACCTGGCCCAGGCCCCGGTGGCCACGGCGGCCAGGACGGTCGCCACGCTCCAGTTCGGCGTCCCGCGCTGA
- a CDS encoding acetyl-CoA C-acetyltransferase, with amino-acid sequence MQAQTRRVAVIGGNRIPFARSNTVYADVSNQEMLTAAIDGLVTRFGLEGEVLGEVVAGAVLKHARDFNLTRECVLGSKLSPATPATDIQQACGTGLQAVIQVANKIALGQIDVGIAGGSDTTSDAPVAISDKLRKKLMKVNAAKDTKGKLLALGQIRPGDIGLEIPQNGEPRTGKSMGEHAALTALEWRVGRQEQDELAARSHQNLARSYDEGFQDDLVTPFRGVERDTNMRPDSTAEKLATLKPVFGRGEAATMTAGNSTPLSDGASAVLLASEEWAKERGLPVLAYLTAHETAAVDYVHGHEGLLMAPAYAVARMLQREGLTLQDFDYYEIHEAFASQVLSTLKAWEDPVFCKERLGLDVPLGAIDRDKLNVNGSSLAAAHPFAATGGRIVPVLAKLLAQQGSGRGLISICAAGGQGVVAILEKPAE; translated from the coding sequence ATGCAGGCCCAGACCCGCCGCGTCGCCGTCATCGGCGGCAACCGGATCCCGTTCGCGCGTTCCAACACCGTCTACGCCGACGTCTCGAACCAGGAGATGCTCACCGCCGCCATCGACGGGCTGGTGACCCGCTTCGGCCTCGAGGGTGAGGTGCTGGGCGAGGTCGTCGCCGGCGCCGTGCTCAAGCACGCCCGTGACTTCAACCTGACCCGCGAGTGCGTCCTCGGCTCGAAGCTCAGCCCGGCCACCCCCGCCACCGACATCCAGCAGGCGTGCGGCACCGGTCTCCAGGCCGTGATCCAGGTGGCCAACAAGATCGCGCTGGGCCAGATCGACGTCGGCATCGCCGGCGGCTCCGACACCACCTCCGACGCGCCCGTGGCGATCAGCGACAAGCTCCGCAAGAAGCTGATGAAGGTCAACGCCGCGAAGGACACCAAGGGCAAGCTGCTCGCCCTGGGCCAGATCCGCCCCGGCGACATCGGCCTGGAGATCCCGCAGAACGGGGAGCCGCGCACCGGCAAGTCGATGGGCGAGCACGCCGCCCTGACCGCCCTGGAGTGGCGGGTCGGGCGCCAGGAGCAGGACGAGCTGGCCGCGCGCTCGCACCAGAACCTGGCCCGCTCCTACGACGAGGGCTTCCAGGACGACCTGGTCACCCCGTTCCGCGGCGTCGAGCGCGACACGAACATGCGCCCCGACTCGACCGCTGAGAAGCTCGCCACCCTCAAGCCGGTCTTCGGTCGGGGGGAGGCCGCGACCATGACGGCCGGCAACTCCACCCCGCTCAGCGACGGCGCGTCCGCGGTGCTGCTCGCCTCGGAGGAGTGGGCGAAGGAGCGCGGGCTGCCCGTGCTGGCCTACCTCACCGCCCACGAGACCGCGGCGGTCGACTACGTGCACGGCCACGAGGGCCTGCTGATGGCGCCGGCGTACGCCGTGGCCCGGATGCTCCAGCGCGAGGGCCTCACCCTCCAGGACTTCGACTACTACGAGATCCACGAGGCGTTCGCCTCCCAGGTGCTCTCCACCCTGAAGGCCTGGGAGGACCCGGTCTTCTGCAAGGAGCGCCTCGGCCTGGACGTGCCGCTGGGCGCCATCGACCGGGACAAGCTCAACGTCAACGGCTCCTCGCTCGCTGCGGCGCACCCGTTCGCCGCCACCGGCGGGCGCATCGTCCCGGTGCTGGCCAAGCTGCTCGCCCAGCAGGGCTCGGGCCGCGGCCTGATCTCCATCTGCGCCGCCGGTGGGCAGGGCGTGGTGGCGATCCTGGAGAAGCCGGCGGAGTAG
- a CDS encoding MaoC/PaaZ C-terminal domain-containing protein, with amino-acid sequence MAGALALARAALPAVPGVNQLPGVRKAPASEFTGIARTGPVTEIDPRHVAAYARVCGFPRRDTVPVTYPHLLTFDLQMQIMSSAAFPWPAIGTVHLENTVTSHRPIALTEALGATTSVREPRPHPKGTLLDFVSTISSGDEIVWESTSTYLRRGRGTEDAPRGLDLPLVPEGRTTWDLPGDLGRRYGSVSGDLNPIHLYPLTARALGFKRQIAHGMWTKARCLAAIENRLPDGVRVEVSFRKPVFLPGRVAFGLEGDRSAWSFSLTSPEDRSTHLVGRATAL; translated from the coding sequence GTGGCCGGCGCGCTCGCGCTCGCCCGCGCGGCCCTGCCCGCCGTCCCCGGGGTCAACCAGCTGCCCGGGGTACGGAAGGCACCGGCCTCGGAGTTCACCGGCATCGCCCGCACCGGGCCGGTGACCGAGATCGATCCCCGGCACGTCGCCGCCTACGCCCGGGTGTGCGGTTTCCCGCGGCGCGACACCGTGCCGGTCACCTACCCGCACCTGCTGACCTTCGACCTCCAGATGCAGATCATGAGCAGCGCGGCGTTCCCCTGGCCGGCGATCGGGACCGTGCACCTGGAGAACACCGTCACCTCGCACCGCCCGATCGCGCTGACCGAGGCGTTGGGGGCGACCACCTCGGTGCGCGAGCCGCGCCCTCACCCCAAGGGGACGCTGCTCGACTTCGTCTCCACGATCAGCTCGGGCGACGAGATCGTCTGGGAGTCCACCTCGACCTACCTGCGCCGGGGCCGCGGGACCGAGGACGCCCCTCGCGGCCTCGACCTGCCGCTGGTCCCCGAGGGCAGGACCACCTGGGACCTGCCCGGCGACCTGGGGCGGCGCTACGGCAGCGTCTCGGGCGACTTGAACCCGATCCACCTCTACCCGCTCACGGCACGAGCGCTCGGGTTCAAGCGGCAGATCGCCCACGGCATGTGGACCAAGGCCCGCTGCCTGGCGGCGATCGAGAACCGCCTGCCGGACGGCGTGCGGGTCGAGGTCTCCTTCCGCAAGCCGGTCTTCCTCCCCGGACGGGTGGCGTTCGGGCTCGAGGGCGACCGGTCCGCCTGGTCGTTCTCGCTCACCAGTCCCGAGGACCGGTCCACGCACCTGGTCGGGCGGGCCACGGCGCTCTGA
- the pyrR gene encoding bifunctional pyr operon transcriptional regulator/uracil phosphoribosyltransferase PyrR, with protein MPAPAPGRTVLDPRDIGRALTRISHEILERNKGADGLILLGLHTRGVPLARRIAEGIAAVEGTPVAVGELDVTMYRDDLRSQPTRRAHKTQLPASGIDGKVVVLVDDVLFSGRTIRAALDALSDLGRPAAVRLAVLVDRGHRELPIRADHVGKNLPSARSERVSVRLAETDGVDEVTIA; from the coding sequence ATGCCTGCCCCCGCACCAGGACGTACCGTCCTCGATCCCCGAGACATCGGCCGGGCTCTGACCCGCATCTCGCACGAGATCCTCGAGCGCAACAAGGGCGCCGACGGCCTCATCCTCCTCGGCCTGCACACCCGCGGCGTCCCGCTGGCACGGCGGATCGCCGAGGGGATCGCGGCCGTGGAGGGCACGCCCGTCGCGGTCGGCGAGCTCGACGTGACGATGTACCGCGACGACCTGCGCTCCCAGCCCACCCGCCGCGCGCACAAGACTCAGCTCCCGGCCTCCGGCATCGACGGCAAGGTCGTCGTGCTGGTCGACGACGTGCTCTTCTCCGGGCGCACCATCCGCGCTGCCCTGGACGCGCTGAGCGACCTGGGTCGCCCCGCGGCGGTGCGGCTCGCCGTCCTGGTCGACCGGGGTCACCGCGAGCTGCCGATCCGGGCCGACCACGTGGGCAAGAACCTGCCCAGCGCCCGCTCCGAGCGGGTCAGCGTGCGGCTCGCCGAGACCGACGGGGTGGACGAGGTGACGATCGCGTGA
- a CDS encoding PAC2 family protein, with the protein MPDAPNRLVHIVDDVPELEGVDELTMVLVLTGFLDAGQSAELGAQHLRELGEGPVVATFDVDQLHDYRARRPPIAFVQDHYEGFEAPRLSVRLLRDTGGTPFLLLTGPEPDIRWEAFALAVREVVERLGVTRVVSLGSVPMAVPHTRPIAVTHHANDSSLLTGRSPWRGELRVPSSAQALLEVRLGEWGHPALGYVAHVPHYLAQMAYPTASLSLLENLEIGGRLTIDLTTLRSAAEECEQEVARYLTSHAEVQDVVTALEQQYDSFQRAEESGASLLASDEPLPTGEDLGRQFEQFLAGLDRPDNEQGQG; encoded by the coding sequence ATGCCTGACGCCCCGAACCGACTGGTGCACATCGTCGACGACGTCCCGGAGCTGGAGGGCGTCGACGAGCTGACCATGGTCCTGGTGCTCACCGGGTTCCTCGACGCCGGCCAGTCCGCCGAGCTGGGTGCCCAGCACCTGCGCGAGCTGGGCGAGGGGCCGGTGGTGGCCACCTTCGACGTCGACCAGCTGCACGACTACCGGGCGCGCCGCCCCCCGATCGCCTTCGTGCAGGACCACTACGAGGGCTTCGAGGCCCCTCGGCTGTCCGTGCGGCTGCTGCGTGACACCGGCGGCACCCCGTTCCTGCTGCTCACCGGTCCGGAGCCGGACATCCGCTGGGAGGCGTTCGCGCTGGCCGTCCGCGAGGTCGTCGAGCGGCTGGGGGTGACCCGCGTGGTCTCCCTGGGCTCGGTGCCCATGGCGGTGCCGCACACCCGACCCATCGCGGTGACCCACCACGCCAACGACTCCTCCCTGCTCACCGGGCGCAGCCCGTGGCGCGGCGAGCTCCGGGTCCCCTCCAGCGCCCAGGCGCTGCTCGAGGTCCGGCTGGGGGAGTGGGGCCACCCCGCGCTGGGGTACGTCGCGCACGTGCCGCACTACCTGGCCCAGATGGCCTACCCGACCGCGTCGCTCTCGCTCCTGGAGAACCTCGAGATCGGGGGCCGGCTGACGATCGACCTGACGACCCTGCGCTCGGCCGCCGAGGAGTGCGAGCAGGAGGTCGCCCGTTACCTGACCAGCCACGCGGAGGTCCAGGACGTCGTGACCGCTCTGGAGCAGCAGTACGACTCGTTCCAGCGGGCCGAGGAGTCGGGCGCCTCGCTGCTGGCCAGCGACGAGCCGCTGCCCACCGGAGAGGACCTGGGGCGTCAGTTCGAGCAGTTCCTGGCGGGCCTGGACCGCCCCGACAACGAGCAGGGGCAGGGCTAG